TTTTCTTGCTCTCCGCTCAAAGATCAAACCCTAAACCTCCAAAGCCCCCTTTACTCGGATAACCCTCCTCCAGACCCGAAACATCGACCCGATTTGGAAACCCGTCCCCTATTGGGACCCGATTTGGAGATTCGGAGCTCCAGGTGAGGATTTTATTCAATTCTGCAATTAGTTCAAATTTTACGTGTTTAGGAGAGAAAGATTCCAACTTTCGTGTTTGGATTTGTTTAATTCGTGCTTTGGTATTGCTAGCTCGTCCGAATAAGAATTAGGGTTTCTTTAATTAGGGAAAGAAAGCAAGATTGTTAATTTCGTTAAAGAACTAACAAGTTGCTAAATTGAGGTGAAATccctaatttacttttttacaaTTACCTTCCTTTTCTGGGTTCTTGTCCTATTTAGTAATGTTCTTAGGTACTAAAATGTAATTATAATCTTCAAAGTGTACTTTGATAAAGATTAGTGTTAATTGGTTGTTTAAGTAGAACCTCTGGGTGCTCTAGGAGTAAGTGGTTCTTTACAAGACAGGAAATAGCATGGTTTAAGTAGGCCCAATTGCGGCGGTCCTACTCGTTGTTGCTTCAAGAGATTGGGACGAAGCTTAAAGTGTAAGTACTTGTGATTATTTGTGTATTTATTTGATACCATCTGAGGTGTAGTTGTTCTGAAAATTTGGAGTTTCTCCGACTATGTATGGCGTGTTTTGGCTCATTGACTGCAATAGCATGGCTATCTATTCTCTGCTGTATTTTCAGTTATTATATAACTGTATATCGTTGTCAACTATATGTACTAGCTTTACCGGTCAAGTTGATCTTAGGTAATTCTACAAACCAAGGCTGAATTTGAGCTAAAATGTAGGCTACATATTCTAAGCATGAACATCTTGGTTGCCTAAAAGCCTCAAGTAATATTTGGGAATGTTGCTTCTGACTTTCTGTATGAGTGATATCAAAACTGCCTGTGTTTTACTTTATTGGCAGGATATTCTAGCTGATTGTgctaactatatatatattttttatttgtttatccGTACTTGGTTGAGTTGCCTCTCCATTCTCCTTTATGATTAAAAGTTTCCAGAGTAAATGAAAAGTTAATTTAGTTGCCCACCTTTCACTAGTGCTACTCGTCATACAATGGCTATGTTATCTCTGTTATTTTTTAAGTTTTCTTTTGGGGGAAAATATCACTGTCTACTGTTTCCCTTTTCAGTTTATATCAATGCTACTTCTCATCAACTACTGATTTCCAAACGATGGTATACAAAACTCAATGGTAAAGGTTGATGTTTTATATCCTTCAGGCCTCATCTGACAATTGCAACTGCAAAGATGTTGTGCCACTGCTTTTATATGCATCAGTCTCATGCTAAGAATGATTGGCCGGTAAAGTTTTCCTGTGTGAATAATGAAAAGAAACTTTTTTTGGCAACCTAAGAAGCCTCTTTGTTCAACTATATGACAGTCAACATTTTACAGACTATTGCAACTGCTTGCATCCTTGTCGCCTGCAAAGTGGACGACGCACCACACTTTCTGAGTGATGTTGCTTTTGTGGCATATGAGATAGCACACAAGTTTAATCCGTCTGCCTTAGAGAGTATCAGACAAAGAGTATGTCGATACCAATTATATGGCACTACCTCATTATATATTTCCTGCACTCAGGGTTGAGCATTTCCCAGTTCCCATCTTCTGCATGCAGGAATTTTTCAGAAAGCAAAAGGAGTTGATTGTAGTGGCGGAGAAAGCTCTATTGACAACAATTGACTTTGATCTTGACATTCAGCTTACATACAAGACACTTGTTGTGGTTCTAAAGAGATTAAATATCCCTGACCTCGCTAAGGTTGCTAAGGTGGCATGGCATCTTATTGATCAGTGGTGAGGattatattcttaatttttaaAAGACTTGTGTATGTGTCCTGCTGGAGATGTAAAATTGGactttctttttgttattttgcaTCATTGATTATACTTACGAATGAAAGTGTAGGCTTCAAACATCACTGTGCCTGCAGTACAAGCCCCATTACATTGCTGCTGGTTCAATTGCTCTTGTTGCTAGAATTCTAGAAGTCAAACTACCTACAGAGAAGGGAAAAATTTGGTGGTTGGAGATTGATGTGGCGCCGGAACAATTAGATGGTTGGTTGCAATTCCCTGCTccgtttctttttttgttttgttttgttttttttttcttgatttatgTATGATGCATCTATTGAAGTCATTTGCTGAGTGTTAGACTGGATTCATGAGTTTATTGTTCACAGATTTCCCTCTTCAACTCCTCCCTTCTTATTGTATATTGGTGTTGggtgtttgcttcatttaagGTATATAACTTATCTCTCATTTCTTGAAGAGGTCATTAAGTGGATGCATAGTAAATTGGAGCCTTTACCATCCAAAAGTACGACAATCAATCATTCTGAACTTTGTCTAGACATACCCCCTTGGTCAAGGAGAGAGGATTAGGAGAGTCTGTTATGTCTATTAACTGCCAAAATCTTGCAGAAGGTTACAACTATGCTACTACGAAGGAAGCTTTACCACCATCTCAGGTAAGTGATAGTGGTCCTGAGATTAAAGCAGTAAGATGGGAATTTGATAGTCAGAACTCATTATGCAAGAGTTTAAAGATGCattgaagagaagaagagatctGGTTTAGGTGTAAATATGAGGTTGGCGGGCATCATAGATGATGAGATAGATAATGGATAGAAAGTGAGCTTGAAATTGAGTAGAGCTAGAAGACTCATCCGCTAAGAAGAAACGAAAGAAAACTTGGTGACCTTATATGTTGGATTGAAGTTTCATGCCACTTCAAGCATCTTCCTATGTATATATTGTTCCGCATTGTAGTTTGATTGGGGATCTGATTACACTAATTTTGCAAGTGTATAAAGTCTATATCGTACTAGTTAATATTTGTTGTTATATGTGActatttggtgaacaaatttgATGAGTTATGAGTATAGTAGCGTCTTTTGCTAAAGATGTGAGAGTGAATTTGTTCTTTTGCTATTATTAGAGTTTCCATCTAAATGCATATTTCCTTATCCGAAAATTTtcccattctctctcttttctctctgctg
Above is a genomic segment from Rosa chinensis cultivar Old Blush chromosome 3, RchiOBHm-V2, whole genome shotgun sequence containing:
- the LOC112191632 gene encoding cyclin-T1-4 codes for the protein MLCHCFYMHQSHAKNDWPTIATACILVACKVDDAPHFLSDVAFVAYEIAHKFNPSALESIRQREFFRKQKELIVVAEKALLTTIDFDLDIQLTYKTLVVVLKRLNIPDLAKVAKVAWHLIDQWLQTSLCLQYKPHYIAAGSIALVARILEVKLPTEKGKIWWLEIDVAPEQLDGI